A region of Allocoleopsis franciscana PCC 7113 DNA encodes the following proteins:
- a CDS encoding RiPP maturation radical SAM C-methyltransferase: MTDVCLVLMPYAAMERPSLALGLLKASLTESGINSTVLYPNLWFAQEVGIYNYKIISEGLAAYFVGEWTFSGVAFPDFEPNHSDYFRTIPNLKEDTIKELWRVRQKAAAFIERMAESILDLQPRIVSCSSTFHQNCASLALLRRIRELAPEVITVMGGANCEGVMGLATLQAFPWVDFVCSGEGDEIFAQLCGKVLERGRDLDLTELPFGVVGSAHRDKEVVMALAPRASVQDLDQIAIPDYDDYFQTLENCPKLAPYITPGMFVETSRGCWWGQKQHCTFCGLNGAGMTYRSKSPERVVREFSWLSRRYGQRKFFVVDSILDLKHIDTVLPMFAALEEPYSIFYETKANLKRQQVQQLAQAGVRWLQPGIESMHDSLLGLMKKGNTALMNVQLLKWAREFGIQVFWNFLVGLPGECGEWYIQMLEWLPLMVHLQPPTEETRLMRFDRFSPYYERQEEYGLTLVPQRTYSYLYPLDAERLKDLAYSFDEVGEERKIPEHQRLKEWVSEWQRLFKSESPPMLSVMEDNGDRMKLVDTRPCAIEQEISLDGLAYQVYVECDRTLTYRELLDVLNKKYGYEVSWDEIQPVVEELLQRQIVLELNGRLLSLAVREPIVPLLDVREQPAGYVDVQGYVSDSRKAFWELFRKKVPT; this comes from the coding sequence ATGACGGATGTATGCTTGGTTTTGATGCCTTACGCTGCAATGGAGCGCCCCTCTCTCGCTCTGGGTTTGTTGAAAGCCAGCCTCACGGAGAGTGGAATTAACTCGACGGTGCTCTACCCCAATCTCTGGTTTGCCCAAGAAGTTGGAATCTATAACTACAAGATAATCAGTGAAGGGCTGGCAGCCTATTTCGTGGGTGAATGGACGTTCTCAGGGGTAGCGTTCCCCGACTTTGAGCCGAACCACTCAGACTATTTCAGGACTATCCCGAATCTTAAAGAAGATACAATCAAGGAACTTTGGCGAGTGCGCCAGAAGGCGGCGGCGTTCATTGAGCGCATGGCTGAATCGATTCTGGACTTACAGCCTCGGATTGTCAGTTGTAGCTCCACCTTTCACCAAAACTGTGCTTCATTAGCCTTGCTGCGGCGAATTCGGGAGTTAGCGCCGGAGGTGATAACGGTGATGGGGGGGGCGAACTGTGAAGGGGTAATGGGTTTGGCGACTCTCCAGGCGTTTCCTTGGGTGGATTTTGTTTGTTCGGGGGAAGGGGATGAAATCTTTGCCCAGTTATGCGGCAAGGTTCTGGAACGGGGTCGGGATTTGGACTTGACAGAGTTACCCTTTGGTGTAGTTGGCTCTGCTCATCGGGACAAGGAAGTCGTAATGGCTTTGGCTCCTCGTGCATCGGTGCAGGATTTGGATCAAATTGCGATTCCGGACTACGACGATTATTTTCAAACGCTGGAAAATTGCCCAAAACTTGCCCCTTACATTACGCCTGGGATGTTTGTGGAAACGTCACGGGGTTGTTGGTGGGGGCAAAAGCAACATTGTACGTTTTGTGGGCTGAATGGTGCGGGGATGACGTATCGCTCGAAGTCGCCGGAACGAGTGGTGCGGGAGTTTAGTTGGCTATCTAGGCGCTACGGGCAGCGGAAGTTCTTTGTGGTGGATAGCATTCTGGATTTAAAGCACATTGATACGGTGCTGCCGATGTTTGCGGCGTTGGAGGAGCCTTATTCAATTTTTTATGAAACGAAGGCGAATCTGAAGCGCCAGCAGGTGCAGCAGTTGGCACAGGCGGGGGTGCGCTGGCTGCAACCGGGAATTGAAAGTATGCATGATTCGCTGCTGGGGCTGATGAAGAAGGGTAATACGGCGTTGATGAATGTCCAGTTGCTCAAGTGGGCGCGGGAGTTTGGGATTCAGGTGTTTTGGAATTTTTTGGTGGGGTTGCCGGGGGAGTGTGGGGAGTGGTACATCCAGATGTTGGAATGGCTACCGTTAATGGTTCACTTGCAGCCGCCAACTGAAGAGACTAGACTCATGCGTTTTGATCGCTTCAGTCCCTATTATGAGCGACAAGAGGAGTATGGGTTAACCCTTGTCCCTCAGCGCACCTATTCCTATCTCTATCCCTTGGATGCCGAGAGGCTGAAGGATTTAGCGTACTCGTTTGATGAAGTGGGGGAAGAGAGGAAGATTCCGGAGCATCAAAGGCTCAAAGAGTGGGTGAGTGAATGGCAAAGGCTGTTTAAGTCGGAGTCGCCGCCGATGTTGAGTGTCATGGAGGATAATGGCGATCGCATGAAGCTAGTTGATACTCGACCTTGTGCAATTGAGCAGGAAATTAGTTTAGATGGGTTAGCCTATCAAGTGTATGTGGAATGCGATCGGACTTTGACTTATCGAGAACTGTTGGATGTCCTAAATAAGAAGTACGGATATGAGGTTTCCTGGGATGAGATTCAGCCTGTTGTGGAGGAGTTGCTTCAACGCCAAATTGTATTGGAACTCAACGGGAGATTGCTGAGCCTTGCAGTTAGGGAACCGATTGTGCCTCTGTTGGATGTTAGAGAACAGCCAGCAGGATATGTAGATGTGCAGGGTTATGTCAGCGATAGCCGGAAAGCCTTTTGGGAGTTATTCAGAAAAAAGGTGCCAACTTAA
- a CDS encoding Nif11-like leader peptide family natural product precursor has protein sequence MSQSTLTISGLEDFMQLVLEDQVLQDKLQACPDEESLVSCVVQLGQEKGYRFTDEEVREKLAQIREEHEFTYPLSDVPPQILYFY, from the coding sequence ATGAGCCAAAGCACCTTAACGATTTCAGGCTTAGAAGACTTTATGCAATTAGTGCTGGAAGATCAGGTGCTGCAAGATAAACTCCAAGCCTGCCCTGATGAAGAAAGCCTTGTTTCCTGTGTCGTTCAACTAGGTCAAGAGAAGGGATACAGATTCACTGATGAAGAAGTTCGAGAGAAGCTAGCGCAAATAAGAGAAGAGCACGAATTTACATACCCACTAAGTGATGTACCACCTCAAATTCTTTACTTTTATTAG